One window of Trifolium pratense cultivar HEN17-A07 linkage group LG5, ARS_RC_1.1, whole genome shotgun sequence genomic DNA carries:
- the LOC123887519 gene encoding uncharacterized protein LOC123887519 isoform X1: MYIDQTLKFNVEFGGTNAFIELPREDIVDLCMGTKELGISILQVWLIYLHRRCMELGNNNVYGFIDPQFTHSQNERGSVQSYIQKKMCDDKKECYIAPYLNNHHWQLLIINPTKLEVVFLCSLGKKPDKKICDIVETALGAYNKLQRARKQKKVEWFFPTSQKQQASYECGYYIMIHMLNIISATIVCSWTQIFRDSKPFQKDEVKNVQERCGNMILEHIEVSADNDMN, from the exons ATGTATATAGATCAAACTTTGAAGTTTAATGTTGAATTCGGTGGGACAAATGCCTTTATTGAGCTCCCAAGGGAAGATATTGTAGACTTGTGTATGGGTACAAAAGAATTAGGGATCAGTATTTTACAAGTGTGGCTTAT ATATCTTCATCGTCGTTGTATGGAATTGGGCAACAATAACGTTTATGGATTTATTGATCCGCAATTCACTCATAGTCAAAATGAGCGTGGTAGTGTTCAGTCCTACATACAAAAGAAGATGTGTGATGATAAAAAAGAATGTTACATTGCTCCTTATTTAAACaa TCATCATTGGCAATTGCTCATTATTAATCCTACGAAGCTTGAAGTAGTCTTTCTATGTTCATTGGGAAAGAAGCCGGATAAAAAAATCTGTGACATAGTTGAAAC AGCTTTGGGAGCTTATAATAAGTTACAACGTGCGAGAAAGCAAAAGAAAGTAGAATGGTTCTTTCCCACC agTCAAAAGCAACAAGCTAGTTATGAGTGTGGCTATTACATCATGATTCACATGTTGAACATTATATCTGCTACTATTGTTTGTTCATGGACACAG ATATTTCGGGATTCAAAGCCATTTCAAAAAGATGAAGTTAAAAATGTTCAAGAACGCTGTGGAAACATGATATTGGAACATATTGAAGTAAGTGCGGACAATGATATGAATTAG
- the LOC123887519 gene encoding uncharacterized protein LOC123887519 isoform X2, whose protein sequence is MELGNNNVYGFIDPQFTHSQNERGSVQSYIQKKMCDDKKECYIAPYLNNHHWQLLIINPTKLEVVFLCSLGKKPDKKICDIVETALGAYNKLQRARKQKKVEWFFPTSQKQQASYECGYYIMIHMLNIISATIVCSWTQIFRDSKPFQKDEVKNVQERCGNMILEHIEVSADNDMN, encoded by the exons ATGGAATTGGGCAACAATAACGTTTATGGATTTATTGATCCGCAATTCACTCATAGTCAAAATGAGCGTGGTAGTGTTCAGTCCTACATACAAAAGAAGATGTGTGATGATAAAAAAGAATGTTACATTGCTCCTTATTTAAACaa TCATCATTGGCAATTGCTCATTATTAATCCTACGAAGCTTGAAGTAGTCTTTCTATGTTCATTGGGAAAGAAGCCGGATAAAAAAATCTGTGACATAGTTGAAAC AGCTTTGGGAGCTTATAATAAGTTACAACGTGCGAGAAAGCAAAAGAAAGTAGAATGGTTCTTTCCCACC agTCAAAAGCAACAAGCTAGTTATGAGTGTGGCTATTACATCATGATTCACATGTTGAACATTATATCTGCTACTATTGTTTGTTCATGGACACAG ATATTTCGGGATTCAAAGCCATTTCAAAAAGATGAAGTTAAAAATGTTCAAGAACGCTGTGGAAACATGATATTGGAACATATTGAAGTAAGTGCGGACAATGATATGAATTAG
- the LOC123886637 gene encoding uncharacterized protein LOC123886637 codes for MKTISKLSQLDLVRGLPKIKFDKDKIWEACVKGKQVKSSFYSKDFISTKKPLELLHIDLFGPVNTTSLGGKQYGFVIVDDFSRYTWVLFLKNKDESCDAFQNFCKLVQNEQSSNIISVRSDHGGEFENSSFKSFFDENDNLGKFDSKSDKAIFLGYATNSKGYRIYNLKTQTMEISMNIIFDEFDDLIMPSIDDEQERLTSQDVPNQKKEDDPLLPPKTLRIVGNHPQDQIIGSSTDGIRTRLSFKDNDNNMAMISQIEPKSIGEAIIDNSWVEAMKEELLQFEKNQVWLLVPSPTDHSIIGTRWVFRNKLDEEG; via the exons atgaaaacaatttcaaaattatctcaacttgatctagtaagaggTCTTCCAAAAATTAAGTTTGACAAAGATAAAATCTGGGAAGCTTGTGTAAAAGGAAAGCAAGTCAAAAGTAGTTTTTATTCAAAAGAttttatttcaactaaaaaacCTCTAGAACTACTTCACATTGATTTATTTGGTCCTGTCAACACCACTAGTCTTGGTGGAAAACAATATGGTTTTGTTATAGTTGATGATTTCTCCAGATACACatgggttttgtttttgaaaaataaagatgaatctTGTGATGCTTTCCAAAACTTTTGTAAACTTGTTCAAAATGAACAAAGCTCAAATATCATCTctgtcagaagtgatcatggaggagaatttgaaaattcatCTTTCAAATCAttctttgatgaaaatg ATAATCTTGgtaaatttgattcaaaatcaGATAAAGCTATTTTCTTAGGTTATGCTACTAATTCTAAAGGATATAGAATTTATAACTTAAAAACTCAAACCATGGAAATAAGCATGAATATTAtctttgatgaatttgatgatcTTATAATGCCATCAATTGATGATGAGCAAGAAAGACTAACTTCTCAGGATGTTccaaatcaaaagaaagaagatgatCCTCTTCTTCCTCCAAAAACCTTAAGGATTGTGGGGAATCATCCTCAAGATCAAATCATTGGAAGTTCCACTGATGGAATAAGAACAAGACTATCATTCAAAGACAATGATAACAACATGGCAATGATCTCTCAGATAGAGCCAAAATCCATTGGCGAAGCCATTATTGATAATTCATGGGTAGAAGCAATGAAAGAAGAACTTCTTCAGTTTGagaaaaatcaagtatggtTACTTGTTCCATCTCCTACAGATCATTCAATCATAGGAACAAGATGGGTTTTTCGAAACAAGCTAGATGAGGAAG GTTAG